From the Manis pentadactyla isolate mManPen7 chromosome 6, mManPen7.hap1, whole genome shotgun sequence genome, the window ACAAAGTGATGCATTAATTTTCTCTTGTGCTAAACTTCCCCAGATGTAATTCCTAACCATAAAAGCTCTTCCTTCCAGACCACATGAATGTTAATGATTTccacaaaattttcattttccagagaaacataatatttaaactaaaaaagaaaaatagcgtAATATCATATGTGGGGTTATCCATAAATGATAATATAAATTTATAGTAATCAGTGGTGCATGCAGAAGGCTTTCATTTACATATTGCTAATGATATGATTTATAACCTCTTAACTGTCCTTTACCTTTTTTTTGGTCCATATTATTTCAAATCCAGTTGACATTAAAACTGTACTTACTTCTTCATTTTGAGGAGTTGAGGAAGGTCTTTCTAAATCCAGAAAATCTAGTGGTCTTTCACTTAGTGTAAGTACACGAGGTGGTGTTTTTAGTGCCAGAGGTTTAAAGGAAGTTGACTGAATAAGGTCAAGATCTGCTGGTCTTGAAAATGTAATGTCTTCATTATTGCCTgggaataaaaacataaaaagaaaaggaaggacattttaaaaagacagtagTTTTATTAAGATGTATTTGCTACCACACACCTACTAGAatggataaaattaaaaagactcacAATacaaagtgttgacaaggatgtggagcaactcaAACTCTCATGTATCACTGATGGAAATATAATAGAGTACAACCAATTTCAAAAATAGCTTGACAGCTTTTCATAAAGTTAAACATTAACTTACAATATGAtgtagcaattctactcctagagaTGTGTGCTCACAAAGACTAGTACGagtattcatagcagctttattcttaaTAGCACCAAACAAGGAACAAccgaaatgtccatcaacaggtgaatagataaacaaactgtgTATCCAcacggtggaatattattcagtaataaaatgGAATGAACAACTGATATAAGCAACAACAGAgaagaatctcaaaaacatttacATTAAACAAAGGAAGCCAGACCCAAAACTAGGtattatatcattttatttatatgaaactcaaggaaaaacaaatcttttttctgattatagaaAGGAAATTATGGTTGCCTTGAATTGAGGGGTAGGGACTGAAGAGATGGGGCACAAGGTAATTTTTCTcgttaatgaaaatgttctgtatctggACTGCAGTGATTTCATGGGTGTGTGTATACTTACTaaactcatcaagctgtacacttaaaaagtaCACAcattgtacatatataaatatatatacctgAATAATCAgttgaattattaaaaaaatagtttgaagTTTCAGACTAAcgaataaaaattttgaaataaacaagCAAAGGGGCATTTCCCGACCTCTTTTctaaaaagtattttgaaaaaccTGTAAGTTtttataaaagtatataaaacaaaGTTTTATCAGGCAGCTTTATAAACAACTGTGAAATACCTGCTACAACAATCCTCTCTGGAACCTGCATAATCACATTAGCATTTGGAACTCCTTCTTGCAATTCTTGTTCCAGGTCAGCATTTGGTGGTGCTACCTTTAATTTTTCTGGGACCCTCATTCGCTGACTAATACCTTCGGTGTATTCCATTTCATACTGAATTCGACTAATTTCTGCCATCTCAGCAGCAGTGGGAGAAGGAAATGCTGCCCCACTCACTCTGTgggcaaaaaaaattaaagacacagaTGACTGGGTATTAAAATGTCAGTCTTCTCTACCTAGTGAAGTTAAAAGACAATACCTTATAGAAAGAGCAAAAGGAGACTTCTCATTTGTGAATTCTAaatacacaaagaagaaaaatgaaagattaaagaaaatgttttcctcaACATACTGCCTTCTCCGTTATCAGCTGAAATTGCACCTTAATGATATTGCTTAggagcaaattttaaaaattattgtataACCACAAGACAAATGTGCAGACACACATATACTCTTTCTGCATGTATATGCATGCTGCTTATAACTCAAAAAATGcctgaaataaaacttaaattaaaatttcccaaTTATTTTAGGGAAAGCTGCTAagactttataaaaatgaaattagaaattgcTGGCATGCATGAAAAAAACCTTTTAATCAGATTCATAAGGTGAATAAGGTTTTAAttctaaatttactaaaaataatgCAACCCCCTGAAATAtcacaa encodes:
- the MFF gene encoding mitochondrial fission factor isoform X16; translated protein: MSKRTSSDKPLGRVSGAAFPSPTAAEMAEISRIQYEMEYTEGISQRMRVPEKLKVAPPNADLEQELQEGVPNANVIMQVPERIVVAGNNEDITFSRPADLDLIQSTSFKPLALKTPPRVLTLSERPLDFLDLERPSSTPQNEEIRTVGRLKRERSMSDNAVRQNGQLVRTDSMHGISNIDTTTEGTSDDMTVVDAASLRRQIIKLNRRLQLLEEENKERAKREMVMYSITVAFWLLNSWLWFRR